A genomic region of Propionispora vibrioides contains the following coding sequences:
- a CDS encoding ethanolamine ammonia-lyase reactivating factor EutA, with the protein MQDLISVGIDVGTTTTQLIFSRIRVQNTAAPWMIPELKITGKEVIYQSPVYFTPLLAPDTIDAAGLQDMIAGEYKSAGFYKEDISTGAVIITGETARKENAAEVALVLAEFAGDFVVATAGPDLEAVLAGCGAGAQEASKRLSGRVMNMDIGGGTSNGAVFWEGEVVDAFALDIGARLIRFDREGRVTHIAERIKPLLAVLGVPLAFDRIPELAELRQVTDALADVFWRLQQQLPLPPGTRELFIHHPHQELAVEHMLFSGGVAEDIYDCQGPDRDKELFRFQDIGPLLGRSIRDKYWEKGTPLLEPKEKIRATVIGAGSHAFTISGSTVFLAEDLLPLKNVPIVRPFTGVEDLDGLGAAIAFQIRLYGDEQVAIAFTGPRSPSYRQIQAMAAAVVEGMSLNTGPLIVIVEHDFAKALGQALRGLVKGTKKILCLDGIRVKGGDYVDIGNPVAQAVPVIVKTLIFS; encoded by the coding sequence ATGCAAGACCTGATAAGTGTCGGCATTGATGTGGGAACTACCACAACGCAGCTTATTTTCAGCCGGATCAGGGTGCAAAATACGGCGGCGCCCTGGATGATCCCGGAACTTAAAATTACCGGAAAGGAGGTTATTTATCAAAGTCCGGTTTATTTTACGCCGCTGCTGGCGCCGGATACTATCGACGCGGCAGGTTTGCAGGACATGATTGCCGGAGAATATAAAAGTGCCGGCTTTTACAAGGAGGATATTTCCACCGGTGCCGTTATCATTACCGGCGAAACAGCCCGTAAAGAAAACGCGGCAGAAGTGGCGCTGGTACTGGCGGAATTTGCCGGAGATTTTGTCGTGGCCACCGCCGGGCCTGATCTGGAGGCCGTATTGGCCGGCTGTGGAGCCGGCGCCCAAGAGGCATCGAAGCGATTGTCCGGAAGAGTTATGAATATGGATATCGGCGGAGGTACCAGCAATGGAGCGGTGTTCTGGGAAGGCGAGGTGGTAGATGCTTTTGCCCTGGATATTGGCGCCAGGCTGATTCGCTTTGACAGGGAGGGAAGGGTGACGCATATCGCAGAGCGGATTAAACCGCTATTGGCTGTTCTGGGCGTACCGCTTGCCTTTGACCGGATACCGGAACTGGCTGAGTTACGGCAGGTGACCGATGCCCTGGCCGATGTCTTTTGGCGGCTTCAGCAGCAGCTTCCTTTGCCGCCGGGAACCCGGGAACTGTTTATTCACCACCCTCACCAGGAGCTGGCTGTAGAACATATGCTGTTTTCCGGTGGTGTGGCCGAGGATATTTATGATTGCCAGGGACCTGACAGAGATAAAGAACTGTTTCGCTTTCAGGATATCGGTCCGCTGCTTGGCAGGTCGATACGGGATAAATATTGGGAAAAGGGGACCCCTCTCCTGGAGCCTAAGGAAAAAATCCGGGCCACTGTTATCGGGGCAGGCAGTCATGCCTTTACGATAAGCGGCAGTACGGTGTTTCTGGCGGAGGATTTGCTGCCGCTTAAGAATGTGCCGATTGTCAGACCCTTTACCGGAGTGGAAGACCTGGACGGACTGGGTGCGGCGATTGCTTTTCAGATCAGGCTGTACGGCGACGAGCAGGTGGCCATTGCATTTACGGGGCCCCGGTCGCCCTCCTACCGGCAGATACAGGCGATGGCTGCCGCCGTTGTTGAGGGAATGAGCTTGAACACCGGACCGCTCATCGTTATTGTTGAACACGATTTTGCCAAAGCGTTGGGGCAGGCTCTGCGCGGCCTGGTGAAAGGAACGAAGAAAATCCTTTGTCTGGACGGGATTCGGGTAAAGGGCGGTGACTATGTGGATATAGGAAACCCGGTGGCCCAGGCCGTGCCGGTTATTGTAAAAACCTTGATTTTTAGCTGA
- a CDS encoding ANTAR domain-containing response regulator — protein sequence MKPLSILLAEDEVLIRVDIKEMLEKAGHIVCAECGDGMRAIELAKQTAPELVILDVMMPGLDGIETAKVMHSLNIPVVMVTAYSQPNTIKRAEAVHVYGYLIKPVSEKNLLATVQIAYGRWQDMCQVHQELQATKEQLENQKLIARARAFVQDRLSLSAQEAHNRMLREAMRHQVTVAQIARRIIDREKEMR from the coding sequence GTGAAACCATTATCCATATTGCTGGCCGAAGATGAAGTACTGATCCGGGTAGATATTAAGGAAATGCTGGAGAAAGCGGGCCATATTGTCTGCGCCGAATGCGGCGATGGAATGAGGGCTATCGAACTGGCCAAACAGACAGCGCCGGAGCTGGTCATTCTGGATGTGATGATGCCGGGGCTGGACGGGATCGAGACAGCCAAGGTGATGCACAGTCTCAACATACCGGTGGTTATGGTAACGGCCTACAGTCAGCCTAACACGATCAAACGGGCGGAAGCTGTCCATGTGTATGGTTATCTGATTAAACCGGTTTCGGAAAAGAATTTGCTGGCTACCGTACAAATTGCTTATGGACGCTGGCAGGATATGTGCCAGGTCCATCAGGAACTGCAGGCAACCAAAGAACAACTGGAAAACCAGAAGCTGATCGCCCGGGCCAGAGCGTTTGTCCAGGACCGGCTGAGCCTTTCGGCCCAGGAGGCGCATAACAGAATGCTCCGGGAGGCCATGCGGCATCAGGTGACGGTGGCCCAGATTGCCCGGCGGATTATTGATCGGGAAAAAGAAATGAGATGA
- a CDS encoding sensor histidine kinase, with the protein MVKTGLLRELCLEYTYLTEPDIVILENIAGQLDITAELTGTDVFIDALCRNSSDSIVLAWAHSSANRSLYNRSVVGQLAYAEKEPAVYKALTGGQIMRDIRGISQEGVPIAQTVVPVTNLTKHVIGVLIMEKDISEEIRQEEQVEFLSQTAEHLSRTLMDFTTTGWGWEEWLGSGIFVLDQAGAITYTNKHAERMLEVLCGARGLKENLITALSYGSLEELVEGLKKAVNLEFGHVSYLCQAHPLVTDGELSGCVVSVQDVTELRQKEKELDVKSAVIQEIHHRVKNTLQNVVSLLRLQMNRSRSETVQSEFATCVNRILSISRVHEVLARQSWETVDLKELAEYIVSNIVAGYSLAEQEIHTQVEGASIMIPAQQSVPVALVLNELVTNSLKHGIKTEPDGEIRVSIRETAGCITIQVIDSGAETVLKQLPAGNKLGLYIVQLLICDQLGGSFSLNRQHGSTVATISFLSGGKEQTL; encoded by the coding sequence ATGGTTAAAACGGGATTGCTGCGTGAGCTATGTCTGGAGTATACGTACCTGACAGAACCGGATATTGTGATTCTGGAAAATATAGCGGGTCAGCTGGACATAACCGCTGAACTGACAGGGACGGATGTTTTCATTGATGCCCTGTGCAGGAACAGCAGCGACTCGATTGTATTGGCCTGGGCTCATTCTTCCGCCAACCGTTCTTTGTATAACCGCAGCGTGGTCGGTCAACTGGCCTATGCGGAGAAAGAGCCGGCTGTGTATAAGGCACTGACTGGCGGGCAAATTATGCGGGATATTCGCGGCATTAGCCAGGAAGGGGTGCCGATTGCCCAGACGGTTGTGCCGGTTACCAATCTGACAAAACACGTGATTGGCGTATTGATCATGGAAAAGGATATTTCGGAAGAAATACGGCAGGAGGAGCAGGTCGAATTTTTAAGCCAGACGGCGGAGCACCTGAGCCGGACTTTGATGGACTTTACCACGACAGGCTGGGGCTGGGAAGAGTGGCTGGGCAGTGGAATTTTCGTGCTTGATCAGGCCGGAGCCATTACCTATACCAATAAACACGCCGAACGCATGCTGGAGGTATTGTGCGGTGCCAGGGGGCTGAAGGAAAACCTGATTACCGCCCTGTCCTACGGTTCGCTGGAGGAACTGGTGGAGGGCTTGAAAAAGGCGGTCAATCTGGAATTTGGCCATGTCAGTTACTTGTGTCAGGCCCATCCGCTGGTTACGGACGGAGAGCTAAGCGGCTGTGTGGTATCGGTACAGGATGTGACCGAGCTGCGGCAAAAGGAAAAGGAACTGGATGTAAAGAGTGCGGTCATTCAGGAAATTCATCACCGGGTTAAAAATACGCTGCAAAACGTAGTATCCTTGCTGCGCCTTCAGATGAACCGCTCCCGCTCGGAAACAGTTCAGAGTGAGTTTGCCACCTGTGTCAACCGCATTCTTTCTATTTCCCGGGTTCATGAGGTGCTGGCCCGGCAATCCTGGGAAACTGTCGATTTGAAGGAACTGGCCGAATACATCGTATCTAACATCGTTGCCGGTTACAGTCTGGCTGAACAGGAGATTCACACCCAGGTAGAGGGAGCATCCATTATGATACCGGCGCAGCAGAGTGTGCCGGTGGCGCTGGTATTAAATGAATTGGTGACCAACAGCCTGAAGCATGGGATCAAGACCGAGCCGGACGGTGAAATCCGGGTAAGCATCCGGGAAACGGCCGGCTGTATTACCATTCAGGTGATTGACAGCGGCGCCGAGACGGTGCTGAAGCAGTTGCCGGCAGGCAATAAACTGGGCCTCTATATTGTCCAGCTGCTTATTTGCGATCAACTGGGCGGTTCATTTTCCCTCAACCGTCAGCACGGCTCAACCGTTGCGACCATATCTTTTCTTTCAGGCGGAAAGGAGCAGACATTGTGA
- the eat gene encoding ethanolamine permease, whose product METSMKYEAAPVAPVEDVKLTRVLKPVHLWALAVGLVISGNYFGWSYGFAAGGAIGLALALIPVTIFYVTFILSYSELATAIPHAGGPSAYARRGLGKFWGYMNGISCLIEFVFAPPAIALAVGGYIHNMLPGIPVLTATVIAFLLFIFINYWGMKTSATFELIVTIVALVGLVLYWALALPHFELSRLTAEPMLPNGMSGVMAAVPFAIWFYLAIEGGAMSAEEMVNPQKDISIGFLSGMGTLMVMAFATLLLTAGITDTKLVDSIDFPLPMALSGVYGEGSFIVLLINFIGLFGLIASLHGIIFGYSRQTYAMARTGYLPKFLAYVHPKHRTPVWGLIVPGMIGLGAALTGLTNVVIIISAFGSVVMYIISLVSLFVLRSREPELKRPFKVSYPIVPLISIAMAIFCLGSLLYTSSEALTWVCGVYVVSIIYYFIWGNKNIRPFEEEFDVLDELD is encoded by the coding sequence ATGGAAACAAGCATGAAATATGAAGCAGCCCCAGTGGCACCGGTGGAGGATGTGAAACTTACCCGGGTATTAAAGCCGGTCCATCTGTGGGCGCTGGCGGTAGGTCTTGTTATATCGGGCAATTATTTTGGCTGGAGCTATGGCTTTGCGGCCGGCGGGGCTATCGGCCTGGCCCTGGCGTTGATCCCGGTTACTATTTTCTATGTTACCTTTATATTGTCTTATTCCGAGCTGGCCACAGCCATTCCCCATGCCGGCGGTCCTTCGGCCTATGCCCGCCGGGGACTTGGTAAGTTCTGGGGCTATATGAATGGCATCAGTTGCCTGATTGAATTCGTTTTTGCGCCACCGGCCATTGCCCTGGCCGTTGGCGGCTATATTCATAATATGCTGCCGGGCATTCCTGTTCTGACCGCTACCGTCATTGCTTTCCTGTTATTTATCTTTATCAATTACTGGGGGATGAAAACCTCGGCTACTTTTGAACTGATTGTGACCATTGTGGCTCTAGTCGGCCTGGTGCTTTACTGGGCGCTGGCGCTGCCGCATTTTGAACTGTCCAGGCTCACGGCAGAGCCCATGCTGCCTAACGGCATGAGCGGTGTGATGGCGGCAGTTCCCTTTGCCATCTGGTTTTATCTGGCTATTGAGGGGGGCGCCATGTCGGCGGAGGAAATGGTCAATCCCCAGAAGGATATATCGATAGGTTTCTTGAGCGGTATGGGCACACTGATGGTGATGGCTTTCGCCACACTGCTGCTAACGGCCGGCATTACCGACACCAAACTGGTTGATTCCATTGATTTTCCGCTGCCCATGGCGTTGTCGGGTGTTTATGGCGAAGGGTCCTTTATTGTACTGTTAATTAACTTTATCGGATTGTTTGGCCTGATTGCCTCGCTGCATGGCATTATTTTCGGCTATTCCCGCCAGACTTACGCGATGGCCCGTACCGGTTATCTTCCCAAGTTTCTGGCCTATGTCCATCCCAAACACCGGACGCCTGTCTGGGGTCTGATTGTTCCAGGTATGATCGGTTTAGGAGCTGCTCTGACCGGATTAACCAATGTGGTTATTATCATATCGGCCTTTGGCTCGGTAGTGATGTATATTATCAGTCTGGTAAGCCTGTTTGTGCTTCGTTCCCGGGAACCGGAACTGAAGCGCCCCTTTAAAGTATCTTATCCGATTGTTCCCCTGATCAGTATTGCCATGGCTATATTTTGTCTGGGCAGCCTGCTGTATACTTCCAGCGAAGCACTGACCTGGGTATGCGGCGTGTATGTTGTTTCCATCATTTATTACTTCATCTGGGGGAATAAAAATATCCGTCCTTTTGAAGAAGAATTCGACGTACTGGATGAATTGGACTAA
- a CDS encoding NAD(P)/FAD-dependent oxidoreductase, with product MGENNRPHVVIIGGGFGGLKAAQSLAHAPVRVTLVEKRNYQLFQPLLYQVATAELEPSDIAYPLRDILRYQKNIEFRMTRVSKIDADNKKVMTIDGKDITYDYLIIAAGGSSNFFGMQSIEENAFGLKDMEDAIGLRNHILSMVERAEYEEDPEVRKALLTFVVVGGGPTGVETAGAISELMSMVLVKDFPRLNLKEVKVILLEAATCLLPVMPQHHRDYTVEVLRKKKVDVRLEAKVVDFNGERVLLAGDEVIPSHTLVWGAGVQAASVARDSGLKLASMRRIAVTSTLQVESHPEVYAIGDSSHFEQDGRPLPMIAPVATQGAAVVAKNICHAIKGEDQETFVYKDPGAMAIIGRNVAVARMGNWEPTGFVAWLLWLVVHVIRLVGARNRIITVINWAWEYFFYDRSVRLIMPNVNKQIKE from the coding sequence ATGGGAGAAAATAACAGACCTCATGTAGTTATCATAGGCGGCGGTTTCGGCGGACTCAAAGCTGCGCAATCGCTGGCTCATGCACCGGTACGGGTGACTTTGGTGGAAAAACGTAATTATCAATTATTCCAGCCGCTTTTATATCAGGTTGCCACGGCGGAACTGGAACCGTCCGATATTGCTTATCCGTTGCGCGATATTCTGCGCTATCAGAAGAATATTGAATTCCGTATGACCAGGGTATCGAAAATCGATGCGGATAACAAAAAGGTAATGACCATCGACGGCAAGGATATTACGTATGATTATCTGATTATTGCTGCTGGGGGTTCCAGCAACTTTTTCGGCATGCAGTCCATTGAAGAAAATGCCTTCGGGTTAAAAGACATGGAAGATGCTATCGGTTTGCGTAATCATATCCTGAGCATGGTGGAACGGGCCGAGTATGAAGAGGATCCGGAAGTGCGTAAAGCCCTCCTGACTTTTGTCGTGGTTGGCGGCGGTCCTACCGGCGTGGAAACGGCAGGAGCTATATCGGAATTGATGAGCATGGTGCTGGTAAAAGATTTCCCGCGACTAAACTTAAAAGAAGTAAAGGTCATTCTTTTGGAAGCAGCGACCTGTTTGCTGCCGGTTATGCCACAGCATCACCGCGATTATACGGTAGAAGTACTGCGTAAAAAGAAGGTAGATGTCCGTTTGGAAGCCAAAGTGGTTGACTTTAACGGTGAAAGAGTACTTTTGGCCGGCGACGAAGTCATTCCGTCCCATACCTTGGTCTGGGGTGCCGGGGTACAAGCTGCCAGCGTGGCCCGCGATAGCGGCCTGAAGCTTGCCAGCATGCGCCGGATTGCCGTTACTTCGACACTGCAGGTGGAAAGCCATCCGGAAGTGTATGCCATTGGGGACTCCTCTCATTTCGAACAGGACGGACGCCCGCTGCCGATGATCGCTCCGGTCGCCACCCAGGGAGCCGCTGTGGTTGCCAAAAACATCTGCCACGCGATTAAGGGAGAAGACCAGGAAACCTTTGTTTATAAAGATCCCGGCGCCATGGCTATTATTGGCCGTAATGTGGCGGTAGCCCGCATGGGTAACTGGGAACCGACCGGCTTTGTTGCCTGGCTGTTGTGGCTGGTTGTTCATGTCATCCGTTTAGTGGGTGCCAGGAACCGTATCATTACCGTTATTAACTGGGCTTGGGAATATTTCTTCTATGACCGCAGCGTTCGGTTAATTATGCCGAATGTAAATAAACAGATCAAAGAGTAG
- the rpiB gene encoding ribose 5-phosphate isomerase B, with amino-acid sequence MIALGADHGGYQLKNAIKKHLESKGIACKDFGTNSADSVDYPNYALAVANSIKSGECTEGILCCGTGVGISIAANKIDGIRAALVGDVFTAKLTKEHNNSNVLCLGERVIGQGLALMIVDTWLEAGYVGAHHQKRLDLLVELEKNQSC; translated from the coding sequence ATGATCGCTTTAGGTGCCGACCATGGTGGATACCAGCTTAAGAATGCAATTAAGAAACACTTGGAAAGCAAGGGAATTGCCTGTAAGGATTTCGGAACTAACTCGGCCGATAGTGTTGATTATCCGAATTATGCGTTGGCCGTAGCCAACAGCATTAAATCCGGCGAATGCACGGAAGGGATATTGTGCTGCGGTACCGGTGTGGGTATTTCCATCGCGGCCAATAAGATTGACGGCATCCGCGCCGCCTTAGTGGGGGATGTGTTCACTGCCAAGCTGACCAAGGAGCATAATAATTCCAATGTGCTCTGCCTGGGCGAAAGAGTCATCGGCCAGGGACTGGCTTTGATGATTGTCGATACCTGGCTGGAAGCTGGTTATGTAGGGGCCCATCATCAAAAACGCCTGGATCTGCTTGTCGAGCTGGAGAAAAACCAGAGCTGTTAA
- the rpe gene encoding ribulose-phosphate 3-epimerase, giving the protein MMSVKISPSILGANFCNLEQDIKVLEQHAVPVLHLDVMDGHFVPNITFGPDQIKMLRSVTAKMEFDAHLMVTDADSLLARLADAGVDSVTVHGEACPHLYRTLTTIKNLGMKAGVALNPATPIDTIKHVGHMLDRVLIMTVEPGFGGQKFIPGMLDKIAELNQYKQEKSLGFSIQVDGGINLGNIAEVVRHGASDIVIGSSMFNGSLEKNIQDFYAALK; this is encoded by the coding sequence ATGATGTCGGTAAAAATATCGCCATCGATATTGGGAGCGAATTTCTGTAATCTGGAGCAGGACATCAAGGTGCTGGAGCAACATGCAGTGCCTGTTCTGCATCTGGATGTGATGGACGGCCATTTTGTTCCGAATATTACGTTTGGCCCTGATCAAATAAAAATGCTGCGTTCGGTTACGGCAAAAATGGAGTTTGATGCCCATCTGATGGTGACCGATGCCGACTCCCTGCTGGCCCGTCTGGCTGATGCCGGGGTGGATTCGGTAACCGTTCATGGAGAAGCCTGTCCTCATTTGTACCGGACGCTGACTACCATCAAAAATCTGGGGATGAAGGCCGGTGTGGCATTAAACCCGGCTACGCCGATCGATACGATCAAGCATGTAGGCCATATGCTGGACCGTGTGTTAATCATGACGGTTGAACCGGGCTTTGGCGGACAGAAATTTATTCCCGGCATGCTGGATAAAATTGCTGAACTGAACCAATACAAACAAGAAAAAAGTCTGGGCTTTTCCATTCAAGTGGACGGCGGCATCAACCTTGGCAATATAGCCGAAGTGGTTCGCCATGGCGCCAGTGATATTGTCATTGGTTCCTCCATGTTCAATGGTTCGCTTGAGAAAAACATTCAGGATTTTTACGCCGCTCTTAAATAA
- a CDS encoding transketolase family protein, giving the protein MSIATREAYGQALVELSKNPKVVVLDADLAKATKTIDFKKACPERFFDMGISEQDMIGTAAGLATCGKIPFASTFAIFAAGRAFEQIRNSVAYPKLNVKIAATHAGVTVGEDGGSHQAVEDISLMRSIPNMVVLNPADAIEAKQAISFAAEYYGPVYIRLGRAATPAIHDESYKFEMGKGEVLREGKDVAIIATGIMVAKALEAADQLKAEGIEATVVNIGTIKPLDKELVLKVAKATGKVVTAEEHSVVGGLGSAVCELLAQEHPTKVRMIGINDCFGSSGKPAELLACHSLTAECIAGTVKSF; this is encoded by the coding sequence ATGAGCATCGCAACAAGAGAAGCCTATGGTCAGGCTTTAGTAGAACTTAGCAAAAACCCTAAGGTGGTAGTCCTTGACGCCGACTTGGCAAAAGCTACGAAAACCATTGATTTTAAAAAAGCATGCCCGGAACGCTTCTTTGATATGGGAATTTCCGAGCAGGATATGATTGGAACGGCTGCCGGTCTGGCTACCTGTGGCAAGATTCCTTTTGCCAGTACCTTTGCTATTTTTGCTGCCGGCCGTGCTTTTGAGCAAATTAGAAACTCCGTGGCTTATCCGAAACTGAACGTGAAAATTGCGGCAACCCATGCCGGCGTAACTGTCGGCGAAGACGGTGGCAGCCATCAGGCAGTAGAAGATATTTCCCTGATGCGCAGCATTCCCAACATGGTTGTGCTGAATCCTGCCGATGCGATCGAAGCTAAGCAGGCCATTTCCTTTGCGGCTGAATACTACGGACCTGTATACATCAGACTGGGCCGGGCAGCTACGCCGGCAATCCATGACGAAAGCTATAAGTTTGAAATGGGTAAAGGCGAAGTGTTGCGGGAAGGCAAAGACGTAGCCATTATTGCCACAGGCATTATGGTTGCCAAAGCACTGGAAGCAGCCGACCAATTAAAAGCCGAAGGTATTGAAGCTACCGTTGTCAATATTGGCACCATTAAGCCGTTGGACAAAGAATTGGTGCTCAAAGTAGCCAAAGCCACCGGTAAAGTGGTAACTGCCGAAGAACATAGCGTAGTTGGCGGCTTAGGTTCTGCCGTATGCGAATTGCTAGCGCAGGAACATCCGACCAAAGTTCGTATGATTGGTATTAACGATTGCTTCGGCAGCTCAGGTAAACCGGCTGAACTCTTAGCTTGTCACAGCCTGACTGCAGAATGCATTGCCGGTACGGTAAAGTCGTTCTAG
- a CDS encoding transketolase, whose protein sequence is MNTTELKKIATKVRINIVDMLAAAGSGHPGGSLSMTDILTVLYFTKMNIRTNEPKWEDRDRFVLSKGHAAPGLYAVLAERGFFPVENLKTLRKFESTLQGHPDMKKTPGVDMSTGSLGQGLSAANGMAIAGKLDKKDYHVYAIVGDGELQEGQIWEAAMSSAHYKLDNLTIFVDHNGLQIDGTNEEVMNVNPVTDKFAAFGWNVISIDGHNPEEIGAAIDQAKTVKGKPTVIVAKTVKGKGVSFMENQVGWHGSAPNKEQRDQAIAELEGSL, encoded by the coding sequence ATGAATACGACTGAGCTAAAGAAAATAGCCACTAAAGTAAGAATTAACATCGTTGATATGTTAGCTGCTGCAGGATCCGGCCATCCGGGCGGATCGTTATCGATGACCGACATACTGACCGTGTTATATTTTACGAAAATGAACATTCGGACTAATGAACCTAAATGGGAAGACAGAGACAGATTTGTCCTGTCCAAAGGCCATGCAGCACCCGGCTTGTATGCCGTGCTGGCTGAAAGAGGCTTTTTCCCGGTGGAAAACCTCAAGACCTTAAGAAAATTCGAGTCCACGTTACAGGGCCATCCGGATATGAAGAAAACTCCCGGTGTCGATATGTCGACCGGTTCTTTGGGACAAGGCCTGTCTGCCGCTAACGGCATGGCTATTGCCGGTAAATTGGATAAAAAAGATTATCATGTCTATGCTATTGTCGGCGACGGCGAACTGCAGGAAGGCCAGATTTGGGAAGCAGCCATGTCTTCGGCTCACTACAAACTGGATAACCTGACTATATTTGTTGACCATAACGGCCTGCAGATTGACGGCACCAACGAAGAAGTTATGAACGTAAACCCGGTAACTGATAAATTTGCCGCTTTTGGCTGGAATGTCATCTCCATTGATGGCCATAATCCGGAAGAAATCGGTGCCGCCATTGATCAGGCTAAAACGGTAAAAGGCAAACCGACCGTTATTGTTGCCAAAACAGTAAAAGGCAAAGGTGTTTCCTTCATGGAAAACCAGGTCGGCTGGCATGGCAGTGCGCCGAACAAAGAACAAAGAGATCAAGCAATTGCTGAATTAGAAGGGAGCCTGTAA
- a CDS encoding zinc-binding dehydrogenase — protein MKALVKQELGHGNLIVVDREEPAVGPNQVKIKIKFAGICGSDLHTYEGKYKVAVPVTLGHEFAGEVVEVGEGVTEFKVGDRVTSETTFHICGECRYCKSQDYNLCSHRKGLGSQVHGAFTNYLIARKESVHMLPENVDYLAASMTEAVACAHHAVMKSSVKPGDVAVILGPGPIGLLVAQIAKHYGAKTVITGLSKDKSRLDKGLSLGVDVAVDIQTQDLKQIVNDLTDGYGADIVFECTGAPPSLNTGLDLLRKQGEYVQVGIFPQAEISTDFEKIIQKEIRVMGCRSQKPADWEPSLHLMNIGAVKAHELVSHQFKINEWDKAYDAIKKGEAIKVVLAPLEE, from the coding sequence ATGAAAGCGTTGGTAAAACAAGAATTGGGTCATGGCAATTTGATTGTTGTCGACAGAGAAGAACCAGCAGTAGGCCCTAATCAGGTTAAAATTAAAATTAAATTTGCCGGCATTTGCGGGTCTGACCTGCATACGTATGAAGGAAAGTACAAGGTCGCTGTTCCTGTTACCTTAGGCCATGAATTTGCTGGTGAAGTAGTGGAAGTGGGCGAAGGTGTAACGGAATTTAAAGTCGGTGACCGCGTGACTTCGGAAACTACCTTCCATATTTGCGGCGAGTGCAGATATTGCAAGTCTCAGGACTATAACCTCTGCAGTCATCGTAAAGGCCTGGGGTCACAGGTTCATGGTGCCTTCACCAACTATCTGATTGCCCGCAAGGAAAGCGTACATATGCTTCCGGAAAATGTGGACTACCTGGCTGCCTCCATGACCGAAGCAGTAGCCTGTGCCCACCATGCCGTGATGAAAAGCAGTGTAAAACCCGGCGATGTAGCTGTCATCTTGGGACCGGGACCCATTGGCCTTTTGGTGGCCCAGATTGCCAAGCATTATGGCGCCAAAACCGTGATTACCGGATTGTCCAAAGACAAAAGCAGACTTGATAAAGGGTTGAGCCTGGGCGTTGATGTGGCGGTAGATATCCAGACCCAGGATTTAAAACAGATTGTTAATGATTTAACCGATGGTTATGGTGCTGATATCGTGTTTGAATGCACCGGTGCACCGCCTTCCTTAAATACAGGTTTGGACCTCTTACGCAAGCAGGGCGAATACGTGCAGGTCGGCATTTTCCCGCAAGCGGAAATCTCCACCGACTTTGAAAAAATCATTCAGAAGGAAATCCGGGTGATGGGCTGCCGCAGTCAGAAACCGGCCGACTGGGAACCGTCGCTGCATCTGATGAACATCGGTGCCGTAAAAGCTCATGAATTGGTATCTCACCAGTTTAAAATCAACGAATGGGACAAAGCCTACGACGCCATTAAAAAAGGCGAAGCGATCAAGGTCGTGTTGGCTCCGCTGGAAGAATAG